In Antarcticibacterium arcticum, the genomic stretch TCAATCCCCGAATTAATAATGTAGATGTGTTCTCGGTTGTGAGCGATGAAGGTTATGGTTATGTAAATTTCTTACAGATCTCTCACGGGGCGATTATTCGATCTCATACCATTGAGATGAAAAAGAAACTGGAGGAGAGCGACAAGGAATTGCTGGAACTTGGAATAATTGAGATTAGACAGCGTTTTAATTCAAATTCCCGTGAGATCTATGTGCCATTTAAGGTGGAAGTGGGTGAGGATATAAAGATTACCGTACCCCAATTGGGTGATAAAAAGAAAATTATAGACCTGTCTATACGGAATGCGCGCTATTACAGGCAGGAGCAATTCAAGCAAATGAAGATCGTGGATCCAGACAGGCACGTGAACAGGATCATGGCGCAAATGAAAGAGGACCTCCGGCTAAATAAAGAACCCCGGCATATTGAATGTTTTGATAATTCAAATATCCAGGGCACCCATCCTGTGGCGGCTTGTGTTGTTTTTAAAAATGGCAAACCAAGTAAGAAAGATTATCGTAAATTTAATATCAAAACAGTTGAGGGCCCGGATGATTTCGCTTCAATGGAAGAAGTGGTTTACCGGCGTTATAAAAGGCTGTTGATGGAGGAGGAACCTTTGCCGGAACTTATAATAGTAGATGGGGGAAAGGGACAACTTTCTTCGGGAGTCCAAGCCCTTGAAATATTAGGATTAAGAGGAAAGATAGCAATAATTGGTATTGCCAAGAGACTGGAAGAAATTTATTATCCCGGAGATACCATCCCATTATATCTTGATAAAAAATCTGAAACGCTGAAGATAATTCAGCAATTGCGAAATGAAGCTCACAGGTTTGGAATTACCTTTCATAGAAATAAGCGCAGCAAAACAGCGTTGAATACAGAGCTGGAAGCAATTCCGGGAATTGGTGATAAAACGGTGGTACAGCTATTAACCCATTTTAGATCCTTAAAAAGGATAAAAGAAGCTTCCTTAAGTGACCTTGCGCAGGTAGTAGGAGCTTCTAAAGCCGGAATTGTCTATAATAATTTTCATAAACCATAAATGAAAAAACTTCTTTGCTGTCTTTTTCTTCTGGTTCCGGTTCTACTGTTTTCTCAGCAGAGCAGAGAGCCAAAAGTGGGCGTGGTTTTAAGTGGCGGGGGAGCAAAAGGATTGGCTCATATAGGCGCCCTTAAGGTGTTGGAAGAGGCGGGGGTCAAAATAGATTATATTGCGGGGACCAGTATGGGTGCCATTGTTGGAGCCTTATATTCTTCGGGCTATAATGCAGCCCAACTTGATTCTATTTTTCATGATATAAATTTCAATATTCTTATTCAGGATGATATTCCGCGTTCTGCAAAGACATTTTATGAAAAGGAGGAAAATGAAAAATACGCCCTCACGCTTCCTTTCGATAATTTCCAAATTTCCTTCCCTTCAGGACTTTCGCGGGGACAAAATATATATAACCTTGTTTCCCGTCTCACTATGCATTTGGGAGATGTGCGAGATTTCAGTAAAATGCCAATTCCCTTTTTTTGTATCGCCTCAAATATCGAAACGGGAGAACAGGTACTGTTGGACAGCGGGTCACTACCAAAAGCGGTTTCTGCCAGTGGCGCTATTCCCTCCTTTTTTAGTCCGGTAAGAATAGACGGGGAATTGCTCACAGATGGAGGGGTAACAAATAATTATCCTGTACAGGAACTGCGGGACCGGGGGGCAGAGATCATTATAGGTATTGATGTTCAGGATACGCTTATGGACCGGGAAGAATTGAAAAGTGCCCTGAATATTCTTAACCAAATAGGAAACTTCAGGACCATACGGGAGATGAAAGATAAAATAAGCCTCACCGATATTTATATTAAACCCGATATAAGGGAATTTAACATTCTTTCTTTTGACAGGGGGAGTGCTATAATAAAATCCGGAGAAGAAGCGGCAGCCTTAAAAATGGACGAGTTACGCGCCCTGGCTGCAAAGCAAACCGGCAAGACGAAAAGGCCTTCCCAAATGGCAGTGGTTGACACTATTAATATAGGTAGCCTAACAATAGAGGGCAATAACAGTTATCCCAGGTCCTATATAATGGGAAAACTAAGGCTTAAGTATAATTCCAACTACACCTTTCAGGACCTGGGTTACGGTATAAATAACCTTACCGCAACAGGAAATTTTAACCGGATTAATTACAGTCTAATTTCCAATGAGGATGCATATACATTGGCGCTTCAGCTGGAGGAAAGCCAGAACAAAACTTTTTTAAGACTGGCGCTGCATTATGATAATTTATATAAGAGTGGCGCGCTTATCAATCTTACCAGAAAAAGTACATTTTTTACAAATGATGTGGCCTCATTTGACTTTATTCTGGGAGATAATTTCAGGTATAATTTCCAGTATTATATAGATAAAGGCTATTACTGGAGTGTAGGAATAAAATCCCGTTATAATAGCTTTCACAAAGGATTGGATTACGATTTAACCGGCAACGGATTACTTTCAGAAGATATAAGAATAAATAAGATAGAGGTAGATTATGAGGATTTCACAAATCAAATATATATTGAAACCCTATTCAGGCAAATATTCTCTTTTGGAATTGGGGTAGAACATAAATATTTAAAGATCACTTCAGAAACTTTGGGATCTGCAGGTCCCCAGGCATTCATTCCTTCAGTTTTTGAGGATAGTAACTTTTACAGCACCTTTGGTTACTTAAGGCTGGATAGTCTGGATGATAAATTCTTCCCTAAAAGGGGTGTCTATTTTGACGGAGATTTTCATTTGTACCTTTTTTCTTCAGATTATCATAAGGAATTCAACCAATTTTCAATAAGCCGCGGATCTCTGGGGTATGTGGTTACGCCCATTAAAAACATCACTGCAAGAATTTCTTCAGAAACCGGTTTCCGAATAGGGCAGGACGGAATAAACTCCCTTGGGTTCTTTTTGGGAGGATATGGGAATAACCTTATAAATAACCTGATCCCTTTCTATGGCTATGATTTCCTGAGCATAGCAGGAGACAGTTATATCAAAGGCTTGGTGGAACTGGATCTTGAAATCTTTCCAAAAAATCATGTGATTGGAAGTGCCAATTTTGCAAACGTTGAAAACGATCTTTTTTCAACGGGGGAATGGTTTAAGAAACCATCTTATTCCGGTTATGCTTTGGGTTATGGTATAGAAACGTTTATGGGTCCTATTGAGGTAAAATATTCATATTCACCGGAAATAAAAAACAGCCAGTGGTTTTTTAGTCTGGGGTTCTGGTTTTAAAGTATTGCCGGCTTATACCTATGCTAGTTTTAATCCTTCCTTAAGAAAGGTTTTCATAAAATTTATCGATATTTGTAATAATTGAAATTTTGTGCTGATTTAATAAGAATTCAGGATAATATTTTGATTTTCACAATTTAAAAATAAAGATCTTATGCCTTTCTACCATAAACTAGGGGAGATCCCACATAAACGACATACCGTTTTCCGCAAGCCCGATGGTAGTCTGTATTATGAACAATTGTTTGGCACCATTGGATTTGATGGAATGTACACCAATATGTATCATGAGCAACGACCTACACAGGTAAAGGAGATAAAAGGAAGTTACAGTGTAAAACCAAAGATCGCTGCTGAAAATAATATACAATCTTATCGACTTCGCGGTTTCCAGGTAATGCCACAACCAGATTATCTTGAAAGCCGCAAGGTTGTGCTTACCAACA encodes the following:
- the uvrC gene encoding excinuclease ABC subunit UvrC, producing the protein METPALNVQLQTLPEGPGVYQYYDKNGKILYVGKAKNLKKRVSSYFTKRHDSHRIGVMVKKVHDIKHIVVESETDALLLENNLIKKHQPRFNVLLKDDKTYPWICIKNERFPRVFPTRRLIKDGSEYYGPFTTFKTVNTLLDLIKGLYPLRTCNYDLAEEKIQNGKYKVCLEFHLGNCKGPCEALQDEEEYNRNIAAIREIVKGNFKDSLHHFRQQMKEHAENMEFEEAQVIKNKIEVLENYQSRSTVVNPRINNVDVFSVVSDEGYGYVNFLQISHGAIIRSHTIEMKKKLEESDKELLELGIIEIRQRFNSNSREIYVPFKVEVGEDIKITVPQLGDKKKIIDLSIRNARYYRQEQFKQMKIVDPDRHVNRIMAQMKEDLRLNKEPRHIECFDNSNIQGTHPVAACVVFKNGKPSKKDYRKFNIKTVEGPDDFASMEEVVYRRYKRLLMEEEPLPELIIVDGGKGQLSSGVQALEILGLRGKIAIIGIAKRLEEIYYPGDTIPLYLDKKSETLKIIQQLRNEAHRFGITFHRNKRSKTALNTELEAIPGIGDKTVVQLLTHFRSLKRIKEASLSDLAQVVGASKAGIVYNNFHKP
- a CDS encoding patatin-like phospholipase family protein gives rise to the protein MKKLLCCLFLLVPVLLFSQQSREPKVGVVLSGGGAKGLAHIGALKVLEEAGVKIDYIAGTSMGAIVGALYSSGYNAAQLDSIFHDINFNILIQDDIPRSAKTFYEKEENEKYALTLPFDNFQISFPSGLSRGQNIYNLVSRLTMHLGDVRDFSKMPIPFFCIASNIETGEQVLLDSGSLPKAVSASGAIPSFFSPVRIDGELLTDGGVTNNYPVQELRDRGAEIIIGIDVQDTLMDREELKSALNILNQIGNFRTIREMKDKISLTDIYIKPDIREFNILSFDRGSAIIKSGEEAAALKMDELRALAAKQTGKTKRPSQMAVVDTINIGSLTIEGNNSYPRSYIMGKLRLKYNSNYTFQDLGYGINNLTATGNFNRINYSLISNEDAYTLALQLEESQNKTFLRLALHYDNLYKSGALINLTRKSTFFTNDVASFDFILGDNFRYNFQYYIDKGYYWSVGIKSRYNSFHKGLDYDLTGNGLLSEDIRINKIEVDYEDFTNQIYIETLFRQIFSFGIGVEHKYLKITSETLGSAGPQAFIPSVFEDSNFYSTFGYLRLDSLDDKFFPKRGVYFDGDFHLYLFSSDYHKEFNQFSISRGSLGYVVTPIKNITARISSETGFRIGQDGINSLGFFLGGYGNNLINNLIPFYGYDFLSIAGDSYIKGLVELDLEIFPKNHVIGSANFANVENDLFSTGEWFKKPSYSGYALGYGIETFMGPIEVKYSYSPEIKNSQWFFSLGFWF